One Engystomops pustulosus chromosome 11, aEngPut4.maternal, whole genome shotgun sequence DNA window includes the following coding sequences:
- the ZRANB1 gene encoding ubiquitin thioesterase ZRANB1 has translation MTEHGIKWACEYCTYENWPSAIKCTMCRAQRPSAAIITEEPFKGSTPNVGPIERGGGSPLICPDSSARPRVKTTFSLENSKWSCHMCTYLNWPRAIRCTQCLSQRRTRSPTESPQSSGSGLRSVPSPIDPCEEYNDRNKLNIKGQHWTCSACTYENGAKAKKCVVCDHPSPNNMDSIELADTDEASSIINEQDRARWRSGCSSGNGQRRSPPMSKRDSEMDFQRIELAGAVGSKDELELDLKKLKQIKNRMRKTDWLFLNACVGVVEGDLSAVEAYKTSGGDIARQLSADEVRLLNRPSAFDVGYTLVHLSIRFQRQDMLAILLTEVSQHAAKCIPAMVCPELTEQIRREIAASMHQRKGDFACYFLTDLVTFTLPADIEDLPPAVQEKLFDEVLDRDVQKELEEESPIINWSLELGTRLDSRLYALWNRTAGDCLLDSVLQATWGIYDKDSVLRKALHDSLHDCSHWFYSRWKEWESWYSQSFGLHFSLREEQWQEDWAFILSLASQPGASLEQTHIFVLAHILRRPIIVYGVKYYKSFRGETLGYTRFQGVYLPLLWEQSFCWKSPIALGYTRGHFSALVAMENDGYDNRGAGANLNTDDDITVTFLPLVDSERKLLHIHFLSAQELGNEDQQEKLLREWLDCCVTEGGVLVAMQKSSRRRNHPLVTQMVEKWLDGYRQIRPCTALSDGEEDDDDEDE, from the exons ATGACGGAGCATGGAATAAAGTGGGCCTGCGAATATTGTACTTACGAGAACTGGCCGTCTGCTATCAAGTGCACCATGTGCCGAGCCCAGAGACCCAGCGCTGCTATCATTACAGAAGAACCATTCAAAGGCAGCACCCCCAATGTGGGCCCTATAGAAAGGGGCGGGGGGAGTCCATTAATCTGCCCCGACTCTAGCGCCAGACCGCGGGTAAAAACTACATTTAGCCTGGAAAACAGTAAGTGGTCCTGCCACATGTGTACCTACCTGAACTGGCCCAGAGCCATCCGATGCACACAGTGTTTGTCCCAACGTAGGACACGGAGTCCCACGGAATCTCCGCAATCTTCTGGGTCAGGTTTGCGATCTGTACCCAGTCCCATTGACCCATGTGAGGAATATAATGACCGCAATAAACTAAACATTAAAGGTCAGCACTGGACTTGTTCTGCCTGTACGTACGAGAACGGCGCCAAGGCCAAAAAGTGTGTAGTATGCGACCACCCTTCTCCCAATAACATGGACTCGATAGAGCTGGCAGACACGGACGAGGCCTCCTCTATTATCAATGAGCAGGACCGGGCCCGATGGAGAAGCGGCTGCAGCAGTGGGAATGGACAGCGCCGCTCCCCACCCATGTCCAAGCGCGATTCAGAGATGGATTTCCAAAGGATCGAACTGGCCGGGGCTGTCGGCAGCAAGGACGAGCTCGAGCTGGACCTCAAGAAGTTAAAGCAAATTAAAAACCGAATGAGGAAGACGGACTGGCTGTTCCTGAACGCGTGCGTGG GTGTGGTGGAGGGCGACCTGTCGGCTGTGGAGGCTTACAAGACCTCGGGAGGAGACATCGCCCGGCAGCTTTCTGCTGATGAAGTTCGTCTGCTGAATCGTCCTTCGGCCTTTGATGTGGGTTACACTCTGGTGCATCTATCTATCCGCTTCCAGAGGCAGGACATGCTGGCCATCCTTCTAACAGAA GTGTCTCAGCATGCGGCCAAATGTATCCCGGCCATGGTGTGTCCTGAGCTCACCGAGCAGATCCGGAGGGAGATCGCAGCGTCCATGCACCAGAGGAAGGGCGACTTCGCTTGTTACTTCCTGACGGACCTTGTGACGTTCACTTTACCCGCAG ACATAGAAGATCTGCCGCCAGCTGTTCAGGAGAAACTGTTTGATGAAGTTCTGGACCGGGATGTTCAGAAAG AACTAGAGGAGGAATCTCCCATTATAAACTGGTCCCTGGAGCTGGGGACCCGCCTGGACAGCAGACTTTATGCACTTTGGAACCGCACTGCGGGCGATTGCCTCCTGGACTCAGTGCTACAAGCCACCTGGGGCATCTACGACAAGGACTCGGTGCTACGGAAGGCCCTGCACGACAGCCTGCACGACTGCTCCCACTG GTTTTACAGCCGCTGGAAGGAGTGGGAGTCTTGGTACTCCCAGAGCTTTGGACTCCACTTCTCTCTGAGAGAGGAACAATGGCAGGAAGACTGGGCTTTTATCCTCTCACTAGCGAGTCAG CCAGGGGCCAGCCTGGAGCAGACGCACATCTTTGTTCTGGCGCATATTCTCAGAAGACCAATCATAGTATATGGAGTGAAATATTACAAGAGCTTCCGCGGGGAGACGTTGGGATACACTCGATTCCAAG GGGTGTATTTGCCACTTCTGTGGGAGCAGAGTTTCTGCTGGAAAAGTCCGATTGCTTTGGGCTACACGAGGGGCCATTTCTCAGCCCTGGTAGCGATGGAGAATGACGGCTATGACAATCGCGGTGCCGGTGCAAACCTAAACACAGACGACGACATAACGGTTACGTTTCTGCCTCTGGTGGACAGCGAGAGGAAGCTCCTGCACATCCACTTCCTGTCAGCGCAAGAG CTCGGCAATGAGGACCAGCAGGAGAAGCTGCTGCGGGAATGGTTGGACTGTTGTGTGACTGAAGGTGGGGTGCTGGTAGCCATGCAGAAAAGCTCCCGCCGCCGGAACCACCCCCTGGTCACACAGATGGTGGAGAAATGGTTAGACGGTTACCGCCAGATCCGCCCGTGTACAGCGCTGTCTGACGGCGAGGAAGACGATGATGATGAGGACGAGTGA
- the CTBP2 gene encoding C-terminal-binding protein 2 isoform X2: MPVPSKQTSISRSRSWDAAGWHEGSWEGDVSSGYHRAAGNSLTYNGEEALYKLPSSRSRDIIVPGSLEIKADVYSYPDAYTPGQQGHLVRQDRRPGRNNSVPDFSDPYERLVAMSGRGSVHDYYDSSLPGRSLEDPRYYRDPMLNRAGHAYGPPSSRAAWDQNPARPYHPQEVGRIYRDPTGRVIAEGQRSRSRDSSPARYHIEAPNPRYGSEASAFPNRQMYSEMMERSIDPSTGRQTAPTCLVVEPSDSAAMDGTLGTSSITANRGYHGSARENVAAKMVYDAYDNAVAPSHAQIPMSLPGSELKRTVDMDFLAVLRNEGLSESTISALIQQGFDTPSSLAVMEEHDIKSVAANLGQARLLSGLIKSYRTDLQMLRQDQQKSNSLRSRARSNSFSHRGDLMRSDFHAQTLNNPLMDGAQNPAHAVSLQPVSPRMAELHRRPSSAPSQHLLETASYPTGGMGVQNPQFMQTAAYSMPAQPRPASAYPAQSGIPMTVVPTNVSTGPKTAYPTSYTVPMELMKRERLPPTSPVHSPHCSPQLLRKQGGHLETSVTFPPPPLTGQPSLHSPYQKVTRRTGPPIIVSTMASPEPNMRPQTLNGPMHPRPLIALLDGRDCTVEMPILKDLATVAFCDAQSTQEIHEKVLNEAVGAMMYHTITLTREDLEKFKSLRVIVRIGSGYDNIDIKAAADLGVAVCNIPSAAVEETADSTICHILNLYRRNTWLYQALREGTRVHSVEQIREVASGAARVRGETLGLIGFGRVGQAVAVRAKVFGFNVLFYDPYLQDGTERSLGVQRVYTLQDLLYQSDCVSLHCNLNEHNHHLINDFTIKQMRQGAFLVNTARGGLVDEKSLAQALKEGRVRGAALDVHESEPFIYAQGPLKEAPNLICTPHTAWYSEQASLEMREAAATEIRRAVTGRIPESLRNCVNKEYLMATTHWPPGDQTGTNVDLNGASYRTLIGSLHPSCTH; encoded by the exons ATGCCGGTTCCAAGCAAGCAGACGAGCATCAGCCGCTCTCGTAGCTGGGATGCTGCAGGTTGGCATGAAGGCAGCTGGGAGGGAGACGTCTCATCAGGATATCACCGAGCAGCCGGCAATTCTCTGACCTACAACGGAGAGGAAGCTTTGTACAAGCTGCCGAGCAGCAGATCCCGCGATATTATCGTGCCAGGCAGCTTGGAGATAAAGGCGGACGTGTATTCTTACCCAGACGCATATACCCCAGGTCAGCAAGGTCACTTAGTGCGTCAGGATCGCAGACCAGGAAGGAATAACTCTGTCCCAGACTTCAGCGATCCCTACGAGAGGCTGGTGGCCATGTCTGGCCGTGGATCTGTGCACGATTATTATGATTCTTCTTTGCCGGGCAGATCCCTGGAGGATCCTCGTTATTACAGAGACCCAATGCTGAATCGTGCAGGACACGCTTATGGTCCTCCAAGCAGCCGCGCAGCCTGGGATCAGAACCCTGCACGTCCCTATCACCCACAAGAAGTGGGTCGCATCTATAGAGATCCTACAGGAAGAGTCATCGCTGAGGGACAGCGTTCAAGGAGCCGGGACTCTTCCCCTGCCAGGTACCACATAGAAGCTCCCAACCCCAGGTATGGCTCCGAGGCATCCGCCTTCCCCAATAGACAGATGTATAGTGAGATGATGGAAAGATCCATTGATCCCTCTACAGGGAGGCAGACGGCTCCTACCTGCCTAGTGGTGGAGCCCAGTGACTCTGCTGCCATGGACGGCACCCTGGGGACTTCATCTATCACAGCAAATCGTGGTTATCATGGCTCAGCCAGGGAGAACGTCGCTGCAAAGATGGTTTATGACGCCTACGATAACGCCGTAGCTCCATCTCATGCCCAGATTCCCATGTCCCTGCCTGGGTCCGAACTGAAAAGGACGGTGGATATGGACTTCCTTGCTGTCCTGCGGAACGAAGGCCTCTCGGAAAGCACCATCAGCGCATTAATACAGCAAGGCTTCGACACGCCCAGTTCATTGGCCGTCATGGAGGAACACGACATTAAATCAGTCGCTGCTAATCTTGGCCAAGCGAGATTGCTCTCAGGTCTTATCAAGAGCTACAGGACAGATCTGCAGATGCTGAGACAAGATCAACAGAAGAGCAACTCCCTGAGATCCCGCGCTCGCTCCAACAGCTTCAGCCACCGTGGGGATCTTATGCGCAGCGACTTCCATGCGCAGACTCTTAACAATCCCTTGATGGATGGAGCTCAGAATCCAGCACATGCCGTGTCCTTACAGCCTGTGTCTCCACGAATGGCTGAACTTCACCGCAGGCCGTCTAGTGCCCCGTCACAGCACCTGCTGGAAACCGCCAGCTACCCCACCGGTGGAATGGGCGTCCAGAACCCCCAGTTCATGCAAACAGCAGCCTACTCTATGCCTGCCCAGCCCCGGCCGGCCTCTGCCTACCCGGCTCAGTCTGGCATCCCAATGACTGTCGTACCCACCAATGTCAGCACTGGGCCAAAGACGGCTTATCCCACGAGCTACACGGTGCCCATGGAGCTGATGAAGAGAGAACGCCTCCCCCCCACCTCTCCGGTGCACAGCCCCCACTGCAGCCCACAACTGCTGCGCAAACAGGGGGGGCATCTGGAGACCTCCGTCACCTTCCCACCACCTCCTCTGACCGGGCAGCCGTCCCTCCACTCACCTTACCAGAAAGTAACCAGACGGACTGGACCCCCCATCATTGTCTCCACCATGGCGTCTCCAGAGCCAA ATATGAGGCCCCAGACGCTGAACGGTCCCATGCACCCTCGCCCGCTGATCGcgctgctggatggcagggactGCACCGTGGAGATGCCCATCCTGAAAGATTTGGCCACGGTGGCATTTTGTGATGCTCAGTCCACACAGGAGATCCATGAGAAG GTTCTGAATGAAGCGGTGGGGGCCATGATGTATCATACGATTACACTGACGCGCGAAGACTTGGAGAAGTTTAAGTCTCTTCGGGTCATCGTGCGGATCGGCAGCGGATACGACAACATTGACATCAAGGCGGCCGCAGATCTGG GTGTGGCGGTGTGTAACATCCCTTCAGCCGCTGTGGAGGAGACGGCCGACTCTACAATCTGCCACATCCTGAACCTGTACCGCAGGAACACGTGGCTGTACCAGGCGCTGCGGGAGGGCACCCGGGTGCACAGCGTGGAGCAGATCCGAGAGGTGGCATCCGGGGCGGCGCGTGTCCGGGGAGAGACTCTTGGCTTGATAGGATTTG GTCGTGTAGGACAGGCAGTGGCCGTCAGGGCCAAGGTGTTTGGCTTCAATGTTCTCTTTTATGACCCATACCTGCAGGACGGGACGGAGCGCTcgctgggggtgcagagggtcTACACACTGCAGGACTTGCTTTACCAAAGCGACTGCGTGTCCCTGCACTGCAACCTGAACGAACACAACCACCACCTCATCAACGACTTCACTATCAAGCAG ATGAGGCAGGGGGCTTTCCTGGTGAATACGGCCCGTGGGGGTCTGGTGGATGAGAAGTCTTTGGCTCAGGCCCTGAAGGAAGGGCGAGTGCGGGGGGCAGCGCTGGATGTGCACGAGTCTGAACCCTTCAT ATACGCCCAGGGTCCGCTGAAGGAGGCCCCCAACCTGATCTGCACCCCGCACACGGCCTGGTACAGCGAGCAGGCGTCCCTGGAGATGAGAGAAGCCGCGGCCACCGAGATCCGCAGAGCGGTCACAG GTCGCATTCCAGAAAGTCTCAGAAATTGCGTCaacaaagaatatttaatggcgaCAACACATTGGCCTCCAGGCGATCAAACCGGAACCAACGTGGACCTGAACGGCGCCTCCTACAG GACCCTCATCGGCTCCTTGCATCCCTCCTGCACTCACTAG
- the CTBP2 gene encoding C-terminal-binding protein 2 isoform X1 gives MPVPSKQTSISRSRSWDAAGWHEGSWEGDVSSGYHRAAGNSLTYNGEEALYKLPSSRSRDIIVPGSLEIKADVYSYPDAYTPGQQGHLVRQDRRPGRNNSVPDFSDPYERLVAMSGRGSVHDYYDSSLPGRSLEDPRYYRDPMLNRAGHAYGPPSSRAAWDQNPARPYHPQEVGRIYRDPTGRVIAEGQRSRSRDSSPARYHIEAPNPRYGSEASAFPNRQMYSEMMERSIDPSTGRQTAPTCLVVEPSDSAAMDGTLGTSSITANRGYHGSARENVAAKMVYDAYDNAVAPSHAQIPMSLPGSELKRTVDMDFLAVLRNEGLSESTISALIQQGFDTPSSLAVMEEHDIKSVAANLGQARLLSGLIKSYRTDLQMLRQDQQKSNSLRSRARSNSFSHRGDLMRSDFHAQTLNNPLMDGAQNPAHAVSLQPVSPRMAELHRRPSSAPSQHLLETASYPTGGMGVQNPQFMQTAAYSMPAQPRPASAYPAQSGIPMTVVPTNVSTGPKTAYPTSYTVPMELMKRERLPPTSPVHSPHCSPQLLRKQGGHLETSVTFPPPPLTGQPSLHSPYQKVTRRTGPPIIVSTMASPEPNMRPQTLNGPMHPRPLIALLDGRDCTVEMPILKDLATVAFCDAQSTQEIHEKVLNEAVGAMMYHTITLTREDLEKFKSLRVIVRIGSGYDNIDIKAAADLGVAVCNIPSAAVEETADSTICHILNLYRRNTWLYQALREGTRVHSVEQIREVASGAARVRGETLGLIGFGRVGQAVAVRAKVFGFNVLFYDPYLQDGTERSLGVQRVYTLQDLLYQSDCVSLHCNLNEHNHHLINDFTIKQMRQGAFLVNTARGGLVDEKSLAQALKEGRVRGAALDVHESEPFIYAQGPLKEAPNLICTPHTAWYSEQASLEMREAAATEIRRAVTGRIPESLRNCVNKEYLMATTHWPPGDQTGTNVDLNGASYRSGGAQPLQGDKR, from the exons ATGCCGGTTCCAAGCAAGCAGACGAGCATCAGCCGCTCTCGTAGCTGGGATGCTGCAGGTTGGCATGAAGGCAGCTGGGAGGGAGACGTCTCATCAGGATATCACCGAGCAGCCGGCAATTCTCTGACCTACAACGGAGAGGAAGCTTTGTACAAGCTGCCGAGCAGCAGATCCCGCGATATTATCGTGCCAGGCAGCTTGGAGATAAAGGCGGACGTGTATTCTTACCCAGACGCATATACCCCAGGTCAGCAAGGTCACTTAGTGCGTCAGGATCGCAGACCAGGAAGGAATAACTCTGTCCCAGACTTCAGCGATCCCTACGAGAGGCTGGTGGCCATGTCTGGCCGTGGATCTGTGCACGATTATTATGATTCTTCTTTGCCGGGCAGATCCCTGGAGGATCCTCGTTATTACAGAGACCCAATGCTGAATCGTGCAGGACACGCTTATGGTCCTCCAAGCAGCCGCGCAGCCTGGGATCAGAACCCTGCACGTCCCTATCACCCACAAGAAGTGGGTCGCATCTATAGAGATCCTACAGGAAGAGTCATCGCTGAGGGACAGCGTTCAAGGAGCCGGGACTCTTCCCCTGCCAGGTACCACATAGAAGCTCCCAACCCCAGGTATGGCTCCGAGGCATCCGCCTTCCCCAATAGACAGATGTATAGTGAGATGATGGAAAGATCCATTGATCCCTCTACAGGGAGGCAGACGGCTCCTACCTGCCTAGTGGTGGAGCCCAGTGACTCTGCTGCCATGGACGGCACCCTGGGGACTTCATCTATCACAGCAAATCGTGGTTATCATGGCTCAGCCAGGGAGAACGTCGCTGCAAAGATGGTTTATGACGCCTACGATAACGCCGTAGCTCCATCTCATGCCCAGATTCCCATGTCCCTGCCTGGGTCCGAACTGAAAAGGACGGTGGATATGGACTTCCTTGCTGTCCTGCGGAACGAAGGCCTCTCGGAAAGCACCATCAGCGCATTAATACAGCAAGGCTTCGACACGCCCAGTTCATTGGCCGTCATGGAGGAACACGACATTAAATCAGTCGCTGCTAATCTTGGCCAAGCGAGATTGCTCTCAGGTCTTATCAAGAGCTACAGGACAGATCTGCAGATGCTGAGACAAGATCAACAGAAGAGCAACTCCCTGAGATCCCGCGCTCGCTCCAACAGCTTCAGCCACCGTGGGGATCTTATGCGCAGCGACTTCCATGCGCAGACTCTTAACAATCCCTTGATGGATGGAGCTCAGAATCCAGCACATGCCGTGTCCTTACAGCCTGTGTCTCCACGAATGGCTGAACTTCACCGCAGGCCGTCTAGTGCCCCGTCACAGCACCTGCTGGAAACCGCCAGCTACCCCACCGGTGGAATGGGCGTCCAGAACCCCCAGTTCATGCAAACAGCAGCCTACTCTATGCCTGCCCAGCCCCGGCCGGCCTCTGCCTACCCGGCTCAGTCTGGCATCCCAATGACTGTCGTACCCACCAATGTCAGCACTGGGCCAAAGACGGCTTATCCCACGAGCTACACGGTGCCCATGGAGCTGATGAAGAGAGAACGCCTCCCCCCCACCTCTCCGGTGCACAGCCCCCACTGCAGCCCACAACTGCTGCGCAAACAGGGGGGGCATCTGGAGACCTCCGTCACCTTCCCACCACCTCCTCTGACCGGGCAGCCGTCCCTCCACTCACCTTACCAGAAAGTAACCAGACGGACTGGACCCCCCATCATTGTCTCCACCATGGCGTCTCCAGAGCCAA ATATGAGGCCCCAGACGCTGAACGGTCCCATGCACCCTCGCCCGCTGATCGcgctgctggatggcagggactGCACCGTGGAGATGCCCATCCTGAAAGATTTGGCCACGGTGGCATTTTGTGATGCTCAGTCCACACAGGAGATCCATGAGAAG GTTCTGAATGAAGCGGTGGGGGCCATGATGTATCATACGATTACACTGACGCGCGAAGACTTGGAGAAGTTTAAGTCTCTTCGGGTCATCGTGCGGATCGGCAGCGGATACGACAACATTGACATCAAGGCGGCCGCAGATCTGG GTGTGGCGGTGTGTAACATCCCTTCAGCCGCTGTGGAGGAGACGGCCGACTCTACAATCTGCCACATCCTGAACCTGTACCGCAGGAACACGTGGCTGTACCAGGCGCTGCGGGAGGGCACCCGGGTGCACAGCGTGGAGCAGATCCGAGAGGTGGCATCCGGGGCGGCGCGTGTCCGGGGAGAGACTCTTGGCTTGATAGGATTTG GTCGTGTAGGACAGGCAGTGGCCGTCAGGGCCAAGGTGTTTGGCTTCAATGTTCTCTTTTATGACCCATACCTGCAGGACGGGACGGAGCGCTcgctgggggtgcagagggtcTACACACTGCAGGACTTGCTTTACCAAAGCGACTGCGTGTCCCTGCACTGCAACCTGAACGAACACAACCACCACCTCATCAACGACTTCACTATCAAGCAG ATGAGGCAGGGGGCTTTCCTGGTGAATACGGCCCGTGGGGGTCTGGTGGATGAGAAGTCTTTGGCTCAGGCCCTGAAGGAAGGGCGAGTGCGGGGGGCAGCGCTGGATGTGCACGAGTCTGAACCCTTCAT ATACGCCCAGGGTCCGCTGAAGGAGGCCCCCAACCTGATCTGCACCCCGCACACGGCCTGGTACAGCGAGCAGGCGTCCCTGGAGATGAGAGAAGCCGCGGCCACCGAGATCCGCAGAGCGGTCACAG GTCGCATTCCAGAAAGTCTCAGAAATTGCGTCaacaaagaatatttaatggcgaCAACACATTGGCCTCCAGGCGATCAAACCGGAACCAACGTGGACCTGAACGGCGCCTCCTACAG ATCGGGGGGCGCGCAGCCTCTGCAGGGGGACAAGCGCTGA
- the CTBP2 gene encoding C-terminal-binding protein 2 isoform X3 — protein MPVPSKQTSISRSRSWDAAGWHEGSWEGDVSSGYHRAAGNSLTYNGEEALYKLPSSRSRDIIVPGSLEIKADVYSYPDAYTPGQQGHLVRQDRRPGRNNSVPDFSDPYERLVAMSGRGSVHDYYDSSLPGRSLEDPRYYRDPMLNRAGHAYGPPSSRAAWDQNPARPYHPQEVGRIYRDPTGRVIAEGQRSRSRDSSPARYHIEAPNPRYGSEASAFPNRQMYSEMMERSIDPSTGRQTAPTCLVVEPSDSAAMDGTLGTSSITANRGYHGSARENVAAKMVYDAYDNAVAPSHAQIPMSLPGSELKRTVDMDFLAVLRNEGLSESTISALIQQGFDTPSSLAVMEEHDIKSVAANLGQARLLSGLIKSYRTDLQMLRQDQQKSNSLRSRARSNSFSHRGDLMRSDFHAQTLNNPLMDGAQNPAHAVSLQPVSPRMAELHRRPSSAPSQHLLETASYPTGGMGVQNPQFMQTAAYSMPAQPRPASAYPAQSGIPMTVVPTNVSTGPKTAYPTSYTVPMELMKRERLPPTSPVHSPHCSPQLLRKQGGHLETSVTFPPPPLTGQPSLHSPYQKVTRRTGPPIIVSTMASPEPNMRPQTLNGPMHPRPLIALLDGRDCTVEMPILKDLATVAFCDAQSTQEIHEKVLNEAVGAMMYHTITLTREDLEKFKSLRVIVRIGSGYDNIDIKAAADLGVAVCNIPSAAVEETADSTICHILNLYRRNTWLYQALREGTRVHSVEQIREVASGAARVRGETLGLIGFGRVGQAVAVRAKVFGFNVLFYDPYLQDGTERSLGVQRVYTLQDLLYQSDCVSLHCNLNEHNHHLINDFTIKQMRQGAFLVNTARGGLVDEKSLAQALKEGRVRGAALDVHESEPFIYAQGPLKEAPNLICTPHTAWYSEQASLEMREAAATEIRRAVTGRIPESLRNCVNKEYLMATTHWPPGDQTGTNVDLNGASYR, from the exons ATGCCGGTTCCAAGCAAGCAGACGAGCATCAGCCGCTCTCGTAGCTGGGATGCTGCAGGTTGGCATGAAGGCAGCTGGGAGGGAGACGTCTCATCAGGATATCACCGAGCAGCCGGCAATTCTCTGACCTACAACGGAGAGGAAGCTTTGTACAAGCTGCCGAGCAGCAGATCCCGCGATATTATCGTGCCAGGCAGCTTGGAGATAAAGGCGGACGTGTATTCTTACCCAGACGCATATACCCCAGGTCAGCAAGGTCACTTAGTGCGTCAGGATCGCAGACCAGGAAGGAATAACTCTGTCCCAGACTTCAGCGATCCCTACGAGAGGCTGGTGGCCATGTCTGGCCGTGGATCTGTGCACGATTATTATGATTCTTCTTTGCCGGGCAGATCCCTGGAGGATCCTCGTTATTACAGAGACCCAATGCTGAATCGTGCAGGACACGCTTATGGTCCTCCAAGCAGCCGCGCAGCCTGGGATCAGAACCCTGCACGTCCCTATCACCCACAAGAAGTGGGTCGCATCTATAGAGATCCTACAGGAAGAGTCATCGCTGAGGGACAGCGTTCAAGGAGCCGGGACTCTTCCCCTGCCAGGTACCACATAGAAGCTCCCAACCCCAGGTATGGCTCCGAGGCATCCGCCTTCCCCAATAGACAGATGTATAGTGAGATGATGGAAAGATCCATTGATCCCTCTACAGGGAGGCAGACGGCTCCTACCTGCCTAGTGGTGGAGCCCAGTGACTCTGCTGCCATGGACGGCACCCTGGGGACTTCATCTATCACAGCAAATCGTGGTTATCATGGCTCAGCCAGGGAGAACGTCGCTGCAAAGATGGTTTATGACGCCTACGATAACGCCGTAGCTCCATCTCATGCCCAGATTCCCATGTCCCTGCCTGGGTCCGAACTGAAAAGGACGGTGGATATGGACTTCCTTGCTGTCCTGCGGAACGAAGGCCTCTCGGAAAGCACCATCAGCGCATTAATACAGCAAGGCTTCGACACGCCCAGTTCATTGGCCGTCATGGAGGAACACGACATTAAATCAGTCGCTGCTAATCTTGGCCAAGCGAGATTGCTCTCAGGTCTTATCAAGAGCTACAGGACAGATCTGCAGATGCTGAGACAAGATCAACAGAAGAGCAACTCCCTGAGATCCCGCGCTCGCTCCAACAGCTTCAGCCACCGTGGGGATCTTATGCGCAGCGACTTCCATGCGCAGACTCTTAACAATCCCTTGATGGATGGAGCTCAGAATCCAGCACATGCCGTGTCCTTACAGCCTGTGTCTCCACGAATGGCTGAACTTCACCGCAGGCCGTCTAGTGCCCCGTCACAGCACCTGCTGGAAACCGCCAGCTACCCCACCGGTGGAATGGGCGTCCAGAACCCCCAGTTCATGCAAACAGCAGCCTACTCTATGCCTGCCCAGCCCCGGCCGGCCTCTGCCTACCCGGCTCAGTCTGGCATCCCAATGACTGTCGTACCCACCAATGTCAGCACTGGGCCAAAGACGGCTTATCCCACGAGCTACACGGTGCCCATGGAGCTGATGAAGAGAGAACGCCTCCCCCCCACCTCTCCGGTGCACAGCCCCCACTGCAGCCCACAACTGCTGCGCAAACAGGGGGGGCATCTGGAGACCTCCGTCACCTTCCCACCACCTCCTCTGACCGGGCAGCCGTCCCTCCACTCACCTTACCAGAAAGTAACCAGACGGACTGGACCCCCCATCATTGTCTCCACCATGGCGTCTCCAGAGCCAA ATATGAGGCCCCAGACGCTGAACGGTCCCATGCACCCTCGCCCGCTGATCGcgctgctggatggcagggactGCACCGTGGAGATGCCCATCCTGAAAGATTTGGCCACGGTGGCATTTTGTGATGCTCAGTCCACACAGGAGATCCATGAGAAG GTTCTGAATGAAGCGGTGGGGGCCATGATGTATCATACGATTACACTGACGCGCGAAGACTTGGAGAAGTTTAAGTCTCTTCGGGTCATCGTGCGGATCGGCAGCGGATACGACAACATTGACATCAAGGCGGCCGCAGATCTGG GTGTGGCGGTGTGTAACATCCCTTCAGCCGCTGTGGAGGAGACGGCCGACTCTACAATCTGCCACATCCTGAACCTGTACCGCAGGAACACGTGGCTGTACCAGGCGCTGCGGGAGGGCACCCGGGTGCACAGCGTGGAGCAGATCCGAGAGGTGGCATCCGGGGCGGCGCGTGTCCGGGGAGAGACTCTTGGCTTGATAGGATTTG GTCGTGTAGGACAGGCAGTGGCCGTCAGGGCCAAGGTGTTTGGCTTCAATGTTCTCTTTTATGACCCATACCTGCAGGACGGGACGGAGCGCTcgctgggggtgcagagggtcTACACACTGCAGGACTTGCTTTACCAAAGCGACTGCGTGTCCCTGCACTGCAACCTGAACGAACACAACCACCACCTCATCAACGACTTCACTATCAAGCAG ATGAGGCAGGGGGCTTTCCTGGTGAATACGGCCCGTGGGGGTCTGGTGGATGAGAAGTCTTTGGCTCAGGCCCTGAAGGAAGGGCGAGTGCGGGGGGCAGCGCTGGATGTGCACGAGTCTGAACCCTTCAT ATACGCCCAGGGTCCGCTGAAGGAGGCCCCCAACCTGATCTGCACCCCGCACACGGCCTGGTACAGCGAGCAGGCGTCCCTGGAGATGAGAGAAGCCGCGGCCACCGAGATCCGCAGAGCGGTCACAG GTCGCATTCCAGAAAGTCTCAGAAATTGCGTCaacaaagaatatttaatggcgaCAACACATTGGCCTCCAGGCGATCAAACCGGAACCAACGTGGACCTGAACGGCGCCTCCTACAGGTGA